The DNA region CTGCTTAACGTCATCTTAACTGGGTCCCACCCCTGGCAGCTCACATCTGCTGCTGGGAGGTTAGAAAGGCAGGCAGCACCCAGGCTGTGTGGAACCTtgaggcccagggcagagggcCTGGATTTATCCTAAGTGGATTGAAAAGCAAGGCGGTGCCAGGATCAGTTTACATTTGAAGAGAATCCTCTGGCTGGTGTATGGGCAGTAGACTGTATGGGCAAGAGTGGGGCAGGGAGACCATTTCGGAGGCTGCTGTAGAGGTCCAGTAGTAACAGAGGAGTGAGGAGGATGAATCAGGGAGAGAATTCTGAATCATTCTGAAGGTGTGATGGCTCAGAAGGGTTTTCACTAAGTCAGGGTCTTAAGTCTGACATAGAGGGGGGGGCAAGAGTAGGTTTGTGAGGATGTGAAACACAAGAGTTTATtctggtattattatttattattattttccacatgaacaatttaaaacctacttttgccccacctatATTCTTCAGACCTTTTATAAATGCCAGCAAGGACTATTCTCATTGCTCATCTGGCCCTGCTTCTGATCCTCGTTCCTCACTGAGTTTGCCCTGCTCCTCTCAGGGAGTAGTGCTGTGGTGCCCTGAGTAGAAAGCTAATTGAAGGCTTTGCCCCCTATGCTTAACATAGGAGTGGTGCGCCATTTCCCTCACACCAGGGCGCTGAGTTGTTGGTCAGCATTAGCCTCTGCCTCCTGTAGTGAGAAGCTATTGGGAtcactcccttcccttcctgtgGTTTCCTGCTTCCAGTTCAGACTTGGATGTGCTGCGCTTTGAGGCAGTCTCCCTTGTGTGTCAGAGAGAAAGTCTTGCCTCTTTGTCCCCCTTCCTTCTAGACCTACACGGGCCCCTTCGTTTATTATGTCAAGTCCACGTTACTGGAAGATGACATCCGAACCATCCTGAATTACATGGGCTACGTGCCTGAGTTGGGGACTGTGTACAAGCTCACAGAATTGGTGGAGACCCTGCAGGTGAAGATGGTCTCCTTTGAACTCTTTCTGGCCAAGGTGGAGTGTGAGCAGATGCTGGAAATCCACTCCCAAGTCAAGGACAAAGGCTACTCCGAGCTGGACGTGGTAAACGAGCGCAAGAGCAGCGCAGAGGATGTGCGGGGCTGCTCCAGCGCCCTGCGGCGGCGGGCTGAGGCCCGGGAGCACCTACCTGCTTCAATGGCTCGAGTGGCACTCCAGAAGTCGGCCAGCGAGCGGGGGGCCAAGGACTACTACAAGCCGCGTGTGACCAAACTCTCGAGGTCAGTGGATGCCTACGACAGCTACTGGGAGAGTCAGAGCCGGAAGCCACCCCTGAAGACCTCACTGAGCCTGCGGAAGGAGCCTGTGGCGGCAGAGGTAGGGGATGACCTCAAGGATGAGATCATCCGCCCGTCCCCCTCGCTCCTGACCATGTCCAGCTCCCCCCATGGCAGCCCTGATGACCTtccatcctcctcccccagcaatGGCCTTGGCCTGCTGCGTGGCACGTACTTCTCTGCTCAGGATGACGTGGATCTCTACACCGACTCAGAACCTAGGGCTGCATACCGGAGGCAGGATGCCCTGCGACCGGATGTGTGGCTGGTCAGAAACGATGCCCACCCTCTCTACCACAAGCACTCCCCCCCCACCAAAGAGTCCACCCTATCCAAGTGCCAAAACTGCGGCCTGTCCTGtagctcctccctctgccagcgctgtggcagcctgctcccctgtcccccagcctccaAGCCCGGCACCTTCCCCAGCAAGTCCTCCACCCATGACAGCCTGGCCCATGGGTCATCTCTGAGGGAGAAGTATGCGGGCCAGAATCAGCTGGTGCACCTCCACTCAAAATCCAAGTCCTCCACCACAGCCACCTCCCGCTGTGGCTTCTGTAATCGCCCAGGTGCCACCAACACCTGCACCCAATGTTCGAAAGTTTCCTGTGATGCCTGCCTCAACGCCTACCATTATGACCCCTGCTGCAAAAAAAGTGAGCTGCACAAGTTCATGCCCAACAACCAGCTGAACTACAAGTCCACCCAGTTCTCCCATCTCGTGTATAGATAAACTGGGCCTTGCACCTCCCTGCTACAAGGGCTACATCACTGATCTTTCTGGTTTCATGGGGAAGAAGTGTTAATGCATTGATCTGGGAAGCAGAGGACTGCACTTGACCATGTAGGTGCCAGGGATCTGGGTCAGCTGCACCATGTGGGAGTTCACTTAGTAACTAACATATTTCAGCTGATGGCTGCTTTGTCGCCTGACAAGGGAGAGGGTGGCACTTCCATTCAGATTCATTTTTGCTAAtctctccatcccccctccccctttttttttttttataaaaaagaggaTTTCTATCTCTGGGATTCTTGCCACATCTACCGTTCCCACCACAAAGCCAACTTGGACTGGGAAGGGCCCTCCAGGTCACTTCCTGGATCGGTGAGCTAGAGGCCTGTTGGCTTGTGAAATGAGCCCTCCTGCCACACTGGGCCTCTTCCAATGGCTCATCCCCtttgccaccccctccccaaataCAGTATTAGCTGAATGTCATCCTGTGGCCACCACAGCTCAGTTCAGCCCATGGCGTTTGTGAACTTTGCTCCAACACATTGAAGTGTGGACCTTCAACAGCAGGACTCCCCCTTTCTGTTGTTTGCACATGCCCCTCTTACTGTACTGTAAATAGGtaatttttgaagtttatttttaaataaatattcaacttGCTGTGCGTTTCAAAGTGGTTAAAACATTATGTAGCTATTTATAAAAATGCCCGGGTTCTTTAGTCTTCCAAGGGAGTATCTCATGCCCTTCTGTGATGTGTCCTCCACTCACTGCAGTGAAGGTAGAGCAGAGAgtgtgggggcagaggaggcacAGAGACAGTATCCCTGAGTCGGTGGAGAACCACTGTCTTCCCTACAATAAATCTCTATACACCTACCTCCAGTGTGCACTTCGGGGTTAGTGCGGGCCAGGAGGCCGGTGCACCTGCAGACTGTGATAACCTAGTGACGAGTCAGGACCCTCACCTGCGGATCTACAGCCTGGTCTTTGCCACTTGCCGAGTGTGAACCTTGCACTCCAGACTTCTTCAGTCTTGCTTCAGAAGGAAACTCATTTGGGATTTCCGTCACCCCTCCATCTCAGTCCTCTTCTCTTCACCTGTTTCCAGGACTCTGCAACATTTGCG from Eptesicus fuscus isolate TK198812 chromosome 12, DD_ASM_mEF_20220401, whole genome shotgun sequence includes:
- the SPATA2 gene encoding spermatogenesis-associated protein 2 encodes the protein MGKPSSMDTKYKDDLFRKYVQFHEGKVDATPSKQRPGNDEYLRVAASTLLSLHKVDPFYRFRLIQFYEVVESSLRALSSSSLRALHCAFSVLETVGVNLFLYPWKKEFRSIKTYTGPFVYYVKSTLLEDDIRTILNYMGYVPELGTVYKLTELVETLQVKMVSFELFLAKVECEQMLEIHSQVKDKGYSELDVVNERKSSAEDVRGCSSALRRRAEAREHLPASMARVALQKSASERGAKDYYKPRVTKLSRSVDAYDSYWESQSRKPPLKTSLSLRKEPVAAEVGDDLKDEIIRPSPSLLTMSSSPHGSPDDLPSSSPSNGLGLLRGTYFSAQDDVDLYTDSEPRAAYRRQDALRPDVWLVRNDAHPLYHKHSPPTKESTLSKCQNCGLSCSSSLCQRCGSLLPCPPASKPGTFPSKSSTHDSLAHGSSLREKYAGQNQLVHLHSKSKSSTTATSRCGFCNRPGATNTCTQCSKVSCDACLNAYHYDPCCKKSELHKFMPNNQLNYKSTQFSHLVYR